DNA from Agathobaculum sp. NTUH-O15-33:
TTTTTGTCTAGTCACTTTGGGCATAAAATCACCCCACTCGCACCATAGCATACGAATGGGGTGATTGTCAACACGGAAGAACCGTTCCTGTGTGCACGAGTAATTTAATTGGCATAATTCACTTTTATACACTCCGTAAATCCAGACGGATCACCCGACTTTGCTTTGTCGATATTATCACGAAGATATTGACGGGTTGCATCGTCACAGCGATCTGCGCCCATATAGGGCATATCAAACGCTTTTTCCAATTCTTCCAATGCTTTTTCTGCACGTTTTGGATCAGTGTTATAGGTGTCCAGCCATTCTTTCATCCAGTAGTATTCCCAAAGGTTTGAAGCTCTTGTATCGCCATAGCCAATCTGGAAAGACGCGCCGGTATCTTCTCCTTCCAGTTTTTCCGGCAAAGTGACACCTTCCGGCCAGTTCAAATTGTCGATGGATTGCAGATATTCGGCTTCTATATGTTCAAAGTCGGTAAAATCTTTCGCATCCGAGTTGGAATGGGAACACCCTGCCATCACCAGACAGGCAAGCAGCATGATATCCATAAGAATTTGTTTTGCACCATTGGCTTTCTTACTCATTTTTTTCATGTTATAAATCCTCCTTGAATGATACTGATAAGTGCTAGGGCCGGCAATGACCCGCCGAGCAGTGCCGTGGCGGCGAATGCCGCAATCGTAAATGGTTGCTACGAATTTTATATTTTGAAAAAGTAGAAATAAAAAAGGCTCCTACTCTGATGTTTTCATTGTATCAGAATAGGAGTCTTTATTTCTTTGTTTGTACACAAGAGAATCCTCTTTTATACTACGGAATTTCTTACGATTTTCCTACGAAAGAGGGAGGGTCACGGTAAATTTGATTTTTTCATTCTCGCTTTCTGCAATAATGGTTCCTTTGTGGAGGTCTACAATTTGTTTGGCAATGGCAAGGCCCAAACCAGCGCCGCCGCTTGTGCTCCTTGCTGTATCAAGGCGATAAAACTGTTCAAATACCTGCGACAGCTTTTCCTTTGGGATCGTATTACCGCAATTTTCAAATGCAATGATCATCCTTTCTTCCTGCTGCGCCGCTGTAATCGTAATGGTTGTATCGTGGAAGCTATAAATAACCGCATTGCGAAGAAGATTATCAAACACACGTTGTATTTTATCTGCGTCACAGCGAAGGGTTACACTTTTCGGGGCACAAAGATCACATTGCAGGTTTTTATCTTTTAACATGGGATTGAATTCGTATATAAGCTGCTCAAGCAAGCGCGTCAAGTCTATTTCCGTATATTGCAAAGTGATATTAGATAAATTGAATCTTGTAATTTCAAAAAATTCATTGATTAGGTCTTCAAGCCGTTCCGCTTTATTGAGAGAGATAGAAAGATATTTCGTCCTAAGTTCTTCTGAAATTTTCGGTTCATCGCGCAATAGCATTAAATAGCCCATTACAGAAGAAAGCGGGGTTTTTAGATCGTGTGCAAGGTACATGATCAAATCGTTTTTTCGTTGTTCGTTCTCTTTTGCCAGTCTTGCATTATTTTGAGACTCTTGTTTTAAGTGGTTGATCTTTAACGCGATCTCGCTAAGCTCCGGCGATAGTTCAATGTAATCTACGTCTTTATCAAATAATTTGCCTGTGGCCTGCTGCAATTCATCCACATAAGCGACCACTTTCTTTAGTAGCCGGTATGTAAGAATGATGATGCACACAGCCCATAGTATAGTAGCCGCGGCTCCTAAATAGAGGGAACGGTAAACCATATAATACTGCGGAACATATTTGCTAAGCACCCATTGTAAACCCATGCCCAACAAATTAGAAGCGATTAGGATAATTGCAGATATAATTCCGCACTGGATGATATAGCTTTTGAAAAGGGTTTTCAGCAGATTATTTTTCTCCCCTTTATTCGATTTCATAGCCTACACCCCAAACCGTTTTTATAAATCTTGGCTTTTTTGGTGGTTCGTTCAGCTTTTCTCTAAGGCGACCAATGTGCGCCATTACGGTGCTGTTATTGTTCAGATATTTTTCTTTCCATACGGCTTCAAACAATTCTTCTGAAGGTATGACTTTACCCTGATGTTCGCACAGATACCAAAGAATCGAAAACTCAATGGGAGTCAGCGACAATTCCTTTCCATACAAAAAGCATTTGTGGCTATCTTTATTGATCACAAGACCTCTGATGTCAAATTCCGTCTTTTCAGCAGATTGTTTTAAAACAGAGGTATTATATTTGGAACAACGTCTTAATTGTGTTTTTACCCTTGCAACAACCTCCAATGGGTTAAACGGCTTGGTCATATAATCGTCTGCCCCAATGGTTAATCCCATGATCTTATCGCTGTCCTTAATTTTAGCGGTTAGCATAATAACAGGAAAATAGAAATTTTCCCTTATTTTTTGGCAGATACGAAACCCGTCCGTATCCGGTAACATAATGTCTATTATCGCCAAATCAATTTCCGTTTCTTGCATACATTGTAAAGCATCAGTCCCATTATAAAACTTGTATACGGTATAATTGTCATTCGTCAAATAGACTTCAAGCAGATCGGCAATCTCTTTTTCATCATCTACAACAAGAATTTTCTCATTCATCGTCATTGCTCCTTATATTTAAACACAACACACAGGGACGGTTCTTTTGTGTTATCCATTGCTGACGATACCTAGGGGTCAACCGGTTAAACGGATGATCGTTCTGCCGAAGGGATGCGCCATTTTGTTTAAGCGCGCGGATGGGGACAAGTCTTGCAGTGCGGCGGGATTATCTGTGCCGCCTGATAAGATAGTTGCTTTTGTATAGGCGCTCTGGGCATAAAATCACCCCACTCGCACCATAGCATACGAATGGGGTGATTGTCAACACGGTAGAACTGTGCCTATGCGCATAATTATTCTATCTTGTTTATATTATGAATTATTTTCAAAAGATACTTGAGGAAAAGATAAATACAAATTATGTTTAGAATTAAGGGCAATATGTCAATTTTGTAGTTGGAATAATTTAAGTCCTTTAACAGGGAAATTATATTAACTTCATCGGTTGAGTAATAATATTCAAAAAAGGTGAATGGAAATCCGCCTGAGTACGTATTGAATCCACTACCTTGCTGAGAATTCATATGAATTCCATTGAAAAACACCGTAAAAAGAGCAATCAGTAAAGAAACTATTAAACCTTTAAATGAAAATTTTAGTTTCATGATAGTACGCCTCAGCTTATATAGTATTCACCCTTGCACACATGCACACAGAAGAACCGTCCCTGTGTGCACGCCAATGCGCTTGAAAATCTGTTCAAGTGAATCAGCGTTCGGCATGGTTTGCAGAAGTAGATGAATGTGGTTGCTCATCAAACAATAGGCATATAAATGAAAGCCGCTGATCGCTTTGCAATCACAGAGTATTTGCAGAAATTTTTCGCGATCTTCATCGGTTTCAAAAATGTTTTGCTGATTCACGCCGCGCAGCATGATATGGTAGTTGCCGCTTTCACTTTTTTGTCTAGGTCCTCTAGGCATAAAATCACCCCACTCGCACCATAGCATACGAATGGGGTGATTGTCAACACAGAAGAACCGTCCCTGTGTGCACTGTGTGCATGGAAAATCCCCCTTTCTTGAATGATAGAGAGGGGCGGCAGCACTCCTTGCTGTCGCCCCTTGATTGCCCACCAGCAAGGACAGGCGGGGCTGTCAACGGCGGGTGCAGCCCGTTCATCTTGACCGTTGACCGGCTCGATTGGCTTTGCTATATTTACGACTTTTTTCTTCCGTCCTGTGTGATACTGATACTCTCTTTCAAATATAAATTTTCGTCTAAAATAAGTTCTACCGCCAGTTTGACAAGAGCGGGAATAGTTGTAATATAACCTTTTGCCGGCTCGCCTTTTACGGATAACACAAAATTATCTTCTGCTCCCTCTTTCAAATATCCCGGACGGATAACTGTATAATTCAGATTGCTTGTTTCAACAATGTCAACAGCTTGGCGATTTGGTAACTGCGCAGGTTCATTGTCAAGATTATCTTCGCCGTCTATTTCATCCGGAATTTCGTTATAAATCCCAACTGCTCCCATAAAAATAAGACGTTTTATGTTACATTCAGACATTGCCACGACAATATTTTCTGCAATCTGCGGTAATGCTTCTCCAGATATAGCGCAATATACAACGTCCTGCTCGTGCATTGCTTTTTTCAAATCCTCAATATTTTCCGCGTTACCGTTGATAACGGTTGTGCGAGGACTATCAGAAAACATGTTCCCCGCATGACGGGCAAACAGAGTAACATGAGTATCTGTATCTGACAGTAGTTTTTTTGTAATGGCACTTCCGGCTGTACCAGTCGCGCCTAATAATAAAATGTTTTTCATAATGTATTTTCTCCTTTTACCATTTCATAGCAGCTTCTACCATAGTAGGATTTTCTGGATTTCCAATCATTGGAGCCGCTATATCCATATTTACAAGTTGTTCCATTTCTGCTGCATTTAATTCAAAATCTAATATGCTCAAATTTTCCTTTATACGTTGCTCATGGACTGACTTCGGTATAATAATAATGTTACTCTGCATAAGAAAACGTAATGCAATCTGGGCGGGTGTTCTTCCATAAGCATTTGCAATCCTCATTAAGACAGGATTTTCAAACATTTCATTTTTTCGTCCCTGTCCCAATGGTGCATATGCCATGTGCTGAACATGATATTTTTCTAGCCAATCATGTTCTGCTCGACGCTGACAAAGTAAATGGGTTTCTATCTGATTGACAGCGGGGACAACATTGTTAAATTCAATCAAATCAATCAAACGGTCTGGGGTAAAGTTTGAAACACCGATAGCCCGGATTTTCCCCTCTTGATATAGCTTTTCTAGCTGTCGCCATGCAGCATAATAATTGCCAAAGGGCCAGTGAAGCAATACAAGGTCAAGATAGTCGGTTTTCAGTTTTTTAAGTGACATTTCCACGGTTTCACAAGTACTCTCATAAGAGCGGAAATTTACTTTTGTGACAATAAACAATTCCTTACGGGAAATGCCGCTTTTTACAATCGCATTTCCAACCGCTGTCTCATTTCCGTATGCCTCTGCTGTATCAATCATACGGTAGCCACTACAGAGTGCGGTCAAAACGCTTTCTTCACACTCTGCACCGCTCATCAGAAAAGTACCGAAGCCGAGCATAGGCATTTGAATATCATTGTTCAAAGTAATCTTATTCATATCAATTCCTCCGTTTATTCTTGTTGTCGCACTTGAGAAGCTAATTTTCTTGTGATACAATCATCATAGCAAGTTTGGGTAACTCGAAGTCAATACTTTTTTTGATTTTGGAAAGGAAAATGAAATGGCAATTACAATAAACATTTATTACAGCGGTAGGAACGGAAACGCAAGAAAATATGCTGAAGAAATGGTCGCAAGCGGTATTGTAAATGAGATTCGTACAGAAACAGGTAATCTCCGATATGAATACTTTTTCCCTATGGAAGATAAAGAAACAATACTTTTGATTGATACGTGGACTGACCAACAGTCGATTGACCTTCACCATGCCTCCCCCATGATGTCGAAGATTACAGAACTGCGTGAAAAATATGACTTACACATGAAAGTGGAGCGATACTTGTCGGATGAAGTTGCTATTCCAACAGCGGATAAAAAATTTATAAGAGGGTGAAATCCATGACCTATACGTTAAAGCAGTTTGCGGAGATGTTCCACACAACAGAGCATACCCTCCGATATTATACCGACATCAATCTTTTGCCCTGTCAACGTGACAAAAGAAACCGCCGGATTTTCAACGAAGAATCTGTCAACTGGATGCAGGGAATTTCCTGCCTAAAAGGCTGCGGAGCGTCCATAGAGGATATTAAAGAATACTGCGAATTGTGCCACTTGCCGGAATCAAGGGAAACGCTTTATGCAAGGTATCAAATCATTCTCTGTCAACGAGAACAAGCATATAAGCGGATAGAGGAAGCCAAAACAACAGCGGCTTATATGGACAAAAAAGTAAAGCATTATGAACAGATTTTGTCTGGGATTATCCCAGATGATAGCAATCCGGAAACATGGACAGAAGATACAAGACCTGAAAAGCATTAAAATTACGGAATAGTGGGCTGCTGCCTTTCAAATACTTATTTGCTACTTTACCGCACATGAGCCTTTGGGCAGGTGGGTATCATGCGGATTCTCACTTTAGCTGTTTTTTCTGTTTTCTCGGTATTTTCGGTGCGGCATTCGCTGTTACGCTGCTGCTGCCGCAAACCATCTGGAAAGCGGCAGCTATTGCAGCGTCGGTAATCAGCTTGTGCCTGATCCTTACACTGGCCCCATTAGCGCATCCCAACAAAAGGGTGAATGAGCGAAAGGGGCAAAGGAATAGAAAACGAAGTTTCATGCTAGCCATACTTTACTTAATACTTGCAATCACTTGGCTATTATTGCCCTCCGCGCCCGTTACATGGATATTCCATTTGTTTTTAGGCGAGTTTTTTGCCGCTCTTTCGCTTGCGGCGGGAAAAATAAAAAATTTAAGAAGGTCTTCCCCATGAAAAAGCTCTACGGATTATTTCTGAAAAGCGCAAGTGCTCTTGCCGCGCTGACACTGGTGATTGCCACGGTAGCAAATGGTTCCACCTGCTGGTTTACTTCTTATCAGCCGGAAGAGCCTGATATGGATTGAAGAAGCAATGTAACATAAAATGACAAACCCGCCCCCAGATTCGGCTGTCAGCCGTTCAGGGGGCGGGTTAATTTGGTACACTTCCTTAGCTCACATCATACGCAAGCAAAAGCACAAGAAACAAGATGTACAGACCGCCGACCAGCCATGGTTTGGAAAACACCACATCACGGGTGGGCTCGCCGGTTTCGTCTACTTGGAGCGCCGTTTGCCATGCGGGGTTGTGCAGTTTACGCTTGCAGATTTCTCCCCAACGGCGGCCGGATTGCGCTTTTGATCGCTCGGCGCCGACTAGCAGCAACACGAGGAGCAGAGACAGCGGCACCCATTTCGGCGCGAGACCTTTGCCGCGCTGAACGATATTTGCGCCCATGGCAATATCCAAAGCTTCCGCCGCATTCGGCGGTACGGGCCGCTGAACGGATGCGTGCTGATTGTCCAGCCAAGCGGACTTCTGCGAAGCATAGGTTTCATTAACGCCGCCGCTTGTATTGAGCAATGCGCCGTTTTGCCAAATCCCTTGCAGCAGAACAATTCCCTTGCGGTCCTCTACCGTGATGGCTTGCCCGTTCTGTTCGATCAAAAACGTCTGGGGTGCGTTCCATTCATAGGTAATGGTAACGGTGCTGCCGGAATCTGTTTGCAAGACGGAAATAGTGCCGTCACTGGCGGCATAGCGTGTTTCGTCGTCATTTACCTGTGTTTGGTAATACGCGCCCCGGTACTGAAAAACCGGCGAGGTGTAAAGGCGGTAGTAGAAAACGGCAAATACAGTGGCTGCCGCAAGCGCTAAGATGCTGAGAGTGATTTTGCAAAACCGTTTCTGCATGAATGCAGCTCCTTCTGAAAAACCCGGACGCGCCGAAGCGCGCCCGGGTTTCATTTACTTAACGATTTCCTTTGCGGCGGAAACGAGGGCGGCGACCTTATCGGCGGCGTCGGCCTTGCTCGCGCCCTTGGCCATGATGTAGACCTTTACCTTGGGCTCTGTGCCGGATGGGCGGATGATGAAGATCGTGCCGCCCGAAAGCTCATAGTACAGCACGTTTTGGCCTTGCAGCTCCATGGGCTCGGTCTTGCCGTCCGCAAGAGAAGTGCGTGTGCCGGGCTGATAGTCGCGGATGAATTCGACCTTGTCCGGGCCGACCTGCTGCAGCGGGGTCTGGCGCAGCTCCTCCATCAGCTCCTTCATGCGCTGCAAACCGGATACGCCGGGCATGGTGATGGAGATGGTCTGTTCGCAATAATAGCCGTACTTTTCGTACATTTCCTCCATCGCGTCGTACAGGGTCTTGCCCTGCGTGCGGTAGTAGGCAGCCATTTCTGCGATCAGCATGGAGGCGGTGACGGCATCCTTGTCGCGCGCGTAGTCGCCGCACAGGTAGCCGTAGGATTCCTCGAACGCGAAGATATACTCGTGCGAACCGGTGTTTTCAAATTCCTTGATCTTTTCAGCGAGGAACTTAAAGCCGGTGAACGTTTCAAAGCAGGCGACGCCGTTCTGTTCGGCGGCGGCGCGCGCCATTTCGGTGGTGACGATGCTCTTGAGCACCGCCGGGTGGCGCGGCATGGTGCCGGTCAGCTTCTTGGCGGTGATGATGTAATCCGTCAGCAGTACGCCGACCTGATTGCCCGAAAGGGAAATATATTCGCCGGTCTTATCCTTTAATACAATGCCGGTGCGGTCGGCGTCCGGGTCGGTGCCGATGATCAGATCAACGCCGTTTTCCTTCGCCAGCTCGATCGCAAGGTTGAAGCCCTCCTTATTTTCCGGGTTGGGGCTCTTGACCGTCGGGAAATCGCCGTCAATCACCATTTGGTGCGGCTCGCAGATGATGTGCTTGTAGCCAAGGCGCTGCAAAATTTCGGGCACCAGACGGTAGCCCGCGCCGTGGAACGGGGTGTAAACAAGCTTGAATTCGTCCGCGACCTGCTTTACGCAGTCCGGATTAACCGCTACCTTAAGCACTTCACTGAGGTAAGCCTCGTCCGTTTCTTTGCTGAGGATGCGGATCATGCCGCTCTTGACGAATTCGTCATAATCGCCGGTGCGCACGCCGGTGAACAGATCAGTCGCGGCCATTTCGCGGGCGACCATGTCGGCTTCCTGCGGGGGCAACTGCGCGCCGTCCTCCCAGTAGACCTTATAGCCGTTGTATTCCTTGGGGTTATGGCTGGCCGTGATATTGATGCCCGCGATGCAGCCATAGTGCCGGATGGCAAAGGACAGCTCGGGCGTGGGGCGCAGTTCATCAAACAGCAGGGTCTTGATGCCGCTTGCCGCGAGAATGCAGGCGGATTGCTGCGCAAATTCGGGCGAGAAGTGGCGGCTGTCGAACGCAATGGCGACGCCGCGCTCCATCTGCTGTTTGCCGCCCGCGACGACCAGATTGGCAAGGCCCTGCGTTGCCTGACCGACGGTAAAGCGGTTCATGCGGTATAGGCCCACGCCAAGTACGCCGCGCAAACCGGCGGTGCCGAACGAAAGCGGCGCGAAGAACCTGCTTTCGATCTCTTCCTTATTATCTTTGATGGCCGTGAGCTCAGCGCGTTCCTCCGCCGTCAGCTCCGGACGGCTCAGCCAGCGGCTGTATTCCGACATATAATCCATGTGCTGTTCACCTCATCCATTTATTTGGCGCAATGCCACTATGTAAATTATACAATATCTGTGTGTCAATGCAAGGGGTTTTGCGCGAGTTTGTGAGATTGACCGAACAGAAGCGGAATATTGCATAAATAGGACCAGCGTTTTTTGGGCAGTAAGTAAAAATGCCAATAGGGACGCTGAAAAAATACCTTTGTCCGTGCGATAAATTAGGCTATTTATGCTACAATTAATTTTGTCACGTTCGACAAAAAACAACATAAAGTGAGGTAAAATGACAACATGGACAAAGTAAAAATTTATGAGGAGGATGGCTGTATCCACTTCGTTCTGCGCCCTGAGGAGCTGATGCGTTTGCGGTATTCCGAGGAATCAAGCACAATGCTGGTCACTTTTTTTGACCGGTGGCTGACGCTGATGGAAACGCAGGTGCGCGAAAATACGATGGATGGGTACCGTTATATTTATCAAAAACACATTCTACCGTTTTTCGGCGCGCGTAAGGTGACGCTTGCCACCGCGCGGCCGGCGGATTTTCAGGAATTCGTCAATCAGAAATTTGCGGAGGGGCTTTCGCCGACCTCGATCGTCAAGTTTCATTCGATCCTGCACAAGTGTATGAAATATGCGGTATCGCTTCAAATTATCCCGCTGAATCCGGCGGATAACGTGATGCTGCCCAAGCGCCGCGCGTTCCGGGGACAGGTGTACAACCGCACGCAGATCAACGTGTTTATCGCGGCGGCGCTGCATTCCCCGGCGGAGGCGGCGTTTGTGCTTGCCGCAACCTATGGACTGCGGCGAAGCGAAGCCGCGGGTTTGCGGTGGAGCGCGGTCGACCTGCGCGCGCGCACGATGATCATCAACCACACGGCGGTGCAGTCGGGCGGGCGCGTGATCTATGCCGATAATGTAAAGACCAAATCAAGCTACCGCACCCTGCCGCTTTCGGATTCGCTTAAGCGGTATTTGAGCGACCTGCGGCGGCGGCAGAATGAAAACCGGCGCAGGCTGGGCAAGGCTTACCACAAAAGCGATTACGTTTGCTGCCACGAAAACGGCGTGCCGCTCCGGCCCGATTATATCACCCGGGAATTTGAGCGGGTGTGCCGCGGGGCCGCGCTGCCGCGCATTCGCTTTCACGATTTGCGGCATTCGGTGGCGACCATTTTGCTGCAACAGGGCTTTTCGCTGAAACAAATACAAGATTGGCTGGGGCATTCGGATATTTCCACCACGGCAAACGTATACGCCCACGTGCCCTATATCGAAAAGGTATCCATTGCCAAGGGGGCCACGCCGGTCATCGGCGTGATGTGAACAGAGCGCGGAACGGGGCGGCCCACACACTGAATTTGTGAACAAACAATTAAATTTATTGGACATTAAAATAATGGATTGAAAATGCTTTTGAAATATGTTAGTGTTAGATCGTTAGTTAATTAACAATTAAACCGATGGACCGAACGACTGAATAGGAGCGTAAAAGTATGGCGAGATTTACATTACCGAGAGACCTGTATCACGGCAAAGACGCGCTGGAAGCGCTGAAGACGCTTTCCGGCAAAAAGGCGATCGTCGTAGTGGGCGGCGGCTCTATGAAGCGCTTTGGATTTCTGCAAAAGGTAGAGGATTACTTAAAAGAAGCCGGTATGGAAGTAAAGCTGTTTGAGGGCGTGGAGCCCGATCCTTCCGTGGAAACCGTGATGAAGGGCGCGGCCGCGATGCGCGCGTTCGAGCCGGATTGGATCGTTTCCATCGGCGGCGGCTCTCCGATCGACGCGGCCAAGGCCATGTGGGCGTTTTACGAGTATCCGGACGTAACGTTCGAGGATCTTTGCATCCCCTTCAACTTCCCGACGCTTCGCACCAAGGCAAAGTTCTGCGCGATCTCGTCCACCTCCGGCACAGCGACCGAGGTGACCGCGTTCTCCGTCATCACCGATTATCAGAAGGGCATCAAGTACCCGCTGGCCGACTTTAATATCACGCCCGACGTTGCCATCGTCGATCCCTCGCTGGCCGAGACCATGCCCAAAAAGCTGACCGCGCACACCGGCATGGACGCAATGACGCACGCGATCGAAGCCTATGTATCCACGCTGCACTGTGATTTTACCGATCCGCTGGCGCTGCACGCCATCGAAATGGTGAGCGACGATCTGATCGCCTCCTTTAACGGCGATATGGAAGCCAGAGACCGTATGCATAACGCACAGTGCTTGGCCGGTATGGCGTTCTCCAACGCGCTGCTCGGCATTGTGCATTCAATGGCGCACAAGACCGGCGCGGCCTACTCGGGCGGCCATATCGTGCACGGCTGCGCGAACGCGATGTACCTGCCCAAGGTGATCAAGTTCAACGCCAAGGAGCCCGCCGCGGCCGAGCGCTTTGCGAAGATCGCAAAGTTTTTAGGCCTTGCCGGTGGTTCGACGGATGAACTGGTGGACGCGCTGATCGCGCACCTGAAAAAGATGAATCAGGCGCTTGAAATTCCGTCCTGCATCCGCGATTATGAGGGCGGCATCATCGACGAGAAGGAATTTCTCGACAAGCTGCCCACCGTGGCGCAGCTCGCCGTGGACGATGCGTGCACCGGTTCCAACCCGCGCGGCATCGATGC
Protein-coding regions in this window:
- a CDS encoding aldo/keto reductase, producing the protein MNKITLNNDIQMPMLGFGTFLMSGAECEESVLTALCSGYRMIDTAEAYGNETAVGNAIVKSGISRKELFIVTKVNFRSYESTCETVEMSLKKLKTDYLDLVLLHWPFGNYYAAWRQLEKLYQEGKIRAIGVSNFTPDRLIDLIEFNNVVPAVNQIETHLLCQRRAEHDWLEKYHVQHMAYAPLGQGRKNEMFENPVLMRIANAYGRTPAQIALRFLMQSNIIIIPKSVHEQRIKENLSILDFELNAAEMEQLVNMDIAAPMIGNPENPTMVEAAMKW
- a CDS encoding antibiotic biosynthesis monooxygenase family protein — translated: MAITINIYYSGRNGNARKYAEEMVASGIVNEIRTETGNLRYEYFFPMEDKETILLIDTWTDQQSIDLHHASPMMSKITELREKYDLHMKVERYLSDEVAIPTADKKFIRG
- a CDS encoding iron-containing alcohol dehydrogenase is translated as MARFTLPRDLYHGKDALEALKTLSGKKAIVVVGGGSMKRFGFLQKVEDYLKEAGMEVKLFEGVEPDPSVETVMKGAAAMRAFEPDWIVSIGGGSPIDAAKAMWAFYEYPDVTFEDLCIPFNFPTLRTKAKFCAISSTSGTATEVTAFSVITDYQKGIKYPLADFNITPDVAIVDPSLAETMPKKLTAHTGMDAMTHAIEAYVSTLHCDFTDPLALHAIEMVSDDLIASFNGDMEARDRMHNAQCLAGMAFSNALLGIVHSMAHKTGAAYSGGHIVHGCANAMYLPKVIKFNAKEPAAAERFAKIAKFLGLAGGSTDELVDALIAHLKKMNQALEIPSCIRDYEGGIIDEKEFLDKLPTVAQLAVDDACTGSNPRGIDAEQMAKLLKCCFYDEEVDF
- a CDS encoding MerR family transcriptional regulator; protein product: MTYTLKQFAEMFHTTEHTLRYYTDINLLPCQRDKRNRRIFNEESVNWMQGISCLKGCGASIEDIKEYCELCHLPESRETLYARYQIILCQREQAYKRIEEAKTTAAYMDKKVKHYEQILSGIIPDDSNPETWTEDTRPEKH
- a CDS encoding tyrosine-type recombinase/integrase, with product MDKVKIYEEDGCIHFVLRPEELMRLRYSEESSTMLVTFFDRWLTLMETQVRENTMDGYRYIYQKHILPFFGARKVTLATARPADFQEFVNQKFAEGLSPTSIVKFHSILHKCMKYAVSLQIIPLNPADNVMLPKRRAFRGQVYNRTQINVFIAAALHSPAEAAFVLAATYGLRRSEAAGLRWSAVDLRARTMIINHTAVQSGGRVIYADNVKTKSSYRTLPLSDSLKRYLSDLRRRQNENRRRLGKAYHKSDYVCCHENGVPLRPDYITREFERVCRGAALPRIRFHDLRHSVATILLQQGFSLKQIQDWLGHSDISTTANVYAHVPYIEKVSIAKGATPVIGVM
- a CDS encoding transposase, with protein sequence MPRGPRQKSESGNYHIMLRGVNQQNIFETDEDREKFLQILCDCKAISGFHLYAYCLMSNHIHLLLQTMPNADSLEQIFKRIGVHTGTVLLCACVQG
- a CDS encoding NAD(P)H-binding protein, with translation MKNILLLGATGTAGSAITKKLLSDTDTHVTLFARHAGNMFSDSPRTTVINGNAENIEDLKKAMHEQDVVYCAISGEALPQIAENIVVAMSECNIKRLIFMGAVGIYNEIPDEIDGEDNLDNEPAQLPNRQAVDIVETSNLNYTVIRPGYLKEGAEDNFVLSVKGEPAKGYITTIPALVKLAVELILDENLYLKESISITQDGRKKS
- a CDS encoding cyclic lactone autoinducer peptide is translated as MKKLYGLFLKSASALAALTLVIATVANGSTCWFTSYQPEEPDMD
- a CDS encoding sensor histidine kinase: MKSNKGEKNNLLKTLFKSYIIQCGIISAIILIASNLLGMGLQWVLSKYVPQYYMVYRSLYLGAAATILWAVCIIILTYRLLKKVVAYVDELQQATGKLFDKDVDYIELSPELSEIALKINHLKQESQNNARLAKENEQRKNDLIMYLAHDLKTPLSSVMGYLMLLRDEPKISEELRTKYLSISLNKAERLEDLINEFFEITRFNLSNITLQYTEIDLTRLLEQLIYEFNPMLKDKNLQCDLCAPKSVTLRCDADKIQRVFDNLLRNAVIYSFHDTTITITAAQQEERMIIAFENCGNTIPKEKLSQVFEQFYRLDTARSTSGGAGLGLAIAKQIVDLHKGTIIAESENEKIKFTVTLPLS
- a CDS encoding accessory gene regulator B family protein, encoding MSLWAGGYHADSHFSCFFCFLGIFGAAFAVTLLLPQTIWKAAAIAASVISLCLILTLAPLAHPNKRVNERKGQRNRKRSFMLAILYLILAITWLLLPSAPVTWIFHLFLGEFFAALSLAAGKIKNLRRSSP
- a CDS encoding phospho-sugar mutase translates to MDYMSEYSRWLSRPELTAEERAELTAIKDNKEEIESRFFAPLSFGTAGLRGVLGVGLYRMNRFTVGQATQGLANLVVAGGKQQMERGVAIAFDSRHFSPEFAQQSACILAASGIKTLLFDELRPTPELSFAIRHYGCIAGINITASHNPKEYNGYKVYWEDGAQLPPQEADMVAREMAATDLFTGVRTGDYDEFVKSGMIRILSKETDEAYLSEVLKVAVNPDCVKQVADEFKLVYTPFHGAGYRLVPEILQRLGYKHIICEPHQMVIDGDFPTVKSPNPENKEGFNLAIELAKENGVDLIIGTDPDADRTGIVLKDKTGEYISLSGNQVGVLLTDYIITAKKLTGTMPRHPAVLKSIVTTEMARAAAEQNGVACFETFTGFKFLAEKIKEFENTGSHEYIFAFEESYGYLCGDYARDKDAVTASMLIAEMAAYYRTQGKTLYDAMEEMYEKYGYYCEQTISITMPGVSGLQRMKELMEELRQTPLQQVGPDKVEFIRDYQPGTRTSLADGKTEPMELQGQNVLYYELSGGTIFIIRPSGTEPKVKVYIMAKGASKADAADKVAALVSAAKEIVK
- the vanR gene encoding VanR-ABDEGLN family response regulator transcription factor, giving the protein MNEKILVVDDEKEIADLLEVYLTNDNYTVYKFYNGTDALQCMQETEIDLAIIDIMLPDTDGFRICQKIRENFYFPVIMLTAKIKDSDKIMGLTIGADDYMTKPFNPLEVVARVKTQLRRCSKYNTSVLKQSAEKTEFDIRGLVINKDSHKCFLYGKELSLTPIEFSILWYLCEHQGKVIPSEELFEAVWKEKYLNNNSTVMAHIGRLREKLNEPPKKPRFIKTVWGVGYEIE